Proteins encoded together in one Olsenella timonensis window:
- a CDS encoding Txe/YoeB family addiction module toxin translates to MPYLWDDQAWADYQYWLTQDRKTLRRINALLKDIARTGGTERGIGKSELLRHSTEGLSSVRIDAKNRLTYKVEDGVVRVISCRGHYEDR, encoded by the coding sequence ATGCCCTACCTCTGGGATGACCAGGCGTGGGCCGACTACCAGTACTGGCTGACGCAGGACAGGAAGACCCTGCGACGCATCAACGCGCTGCTCAAGGACATTGCCAGAACCGGTGGCACGGAGCGCGGCATCGGGAAGAGCGAGCTGCTCAGGCACTCAACGGAGGGCCTGAGCAGCGTCCGCATAGACGCAAAGAATCGGCTGACCTACAAGGTCGAGGACGGAGTCGTGCGCGTGATCTCGTGCCGCGGGCACTATGAGGACCGCTAG
- a CDS encoding GNAT family N-acetyltransferase: protein MTLGGQIGFRSAVRADVPLILAFIRELAEYEGMLDEVVADEATLETWLFDRHGAEVVFALNGDVEVGFALYFHNFSTFLGRSGVYLEDLYVRPEWRGRGFGRALLSRLAQIALERGCGRLEWWCLDWNRPSIDFYLSMGAEPMSDWTVYRVAGGALRDLAEGGPAR, encoded by the coding sequence ATGACCTTGGGAGGACAGATTGGCTTCAGGAGCGCCGTGCGCGCCGACGTGCCGCTGATTCTGGCGTTCATACGCGAGCTTGCCGAGTACGAGGGGATGCTCGACGAGGTCGTGGCGGACGAGGCCACGCTGGAGACCTGGCTCTTCGACCGTCATGGGGCCGAGGTGGTCTTTGCGCTCAACGGGGACGTCGAGGTCGGCTTTGCCCTGTACTTCCACAACTTCTCGACCTTCCTCGGGCGGTCGGGCGTCTACCTGGAGGACCTGTACGTCCGGCCGGAGTGGCGCGGGAGGGGCTTTGGCAGGGCCCTGCTGAGCAGGCTCGCCCAGATCGCCCTCGAGCGAGGGTGTGGGCGCCTCGAGTGGTGGTGTCTCGACTGGAACCGCCCGAGCATCGACTTCTACCTCTCGATGGGCGCGGAGCCCATGAGCGACTGGACGGTGTATCGCGTTGCCGGAGGGGCGCTCAGGGACCTGGCCGAGGGAGGCCCCGCGCGATAG
- a CDS encoding VanZ family protein, whose translation MNLIRHFLAGYTESFILALVLWPMASLALTLPILAWLYHRDGRLRFGSAISTYLAVLYVLGLGCFTLYPLPSGERGLGITYGVPWQLDPLAFVGDFAREGVSTLPQIAFNVVLFMPLGFIAGRLLRWGFWRSLVVGLLTSLLVETAQGTGLFGIYPYAYRTADVDDLIYNTSGAALGWLGAAALARVLPPGALAEEGEVTHEPGFIRRCVALWLDTLLVGLVSTVVSGIVILVLHNVPGGESWVNGPWALSAGCVAFALVELAWPALHGGSTPGGAFVRMSCETRERTGARRAAFYLARLAVLGGAYLFLPLAWPVLALFYLGARQMPYDLI comes from the coding sequence ATGAATCTCATCAGGCACTTCCTCGCCGGCTACACCGAGAGCTTCATCCTGGCGCTCGTGCTCTGGCCGATGGCGTCGCTCGCGCTCACGCTGCCGATCCTCGCCTGGCTCTACCACCGTGACGGGCGCCTGCGCTTCGGGTCGGCCATCTCGACGTACCTCGCCGTGCTCTACGTGCTCGGCCTGGGCTGCTTCACGCTGTACCCGCTGCCGAGCGGGGAGCGCGGCCTCGGCATCACCTACGGCGTCCCCTGGCAGCTCGACCCCCTTGCGTTCGTGGGGGACTTCGCCCGCGAGGGCGTGAGCACGCTGCCGCAGATCGCCTTCAACGTGGTGCTCTTCATGCCGCTCGGCTTCATCGCGGGACGCCTGCTGCGCTGGGGGTTCTGGCGCTCCCTCGTCGTGGGGCTCCTGACGTCGCTCCTCGTCGAGACGGCGCAGGGGACGGGGCTCTTCGGCATCTACCCGTACGCCTACCGCACCGCGGACGTGGACGACCTGATCTACAACACGTCGGGCGCGGCGCTGGGCTGGCTCGGCGCGGCGGCGCTCGCCCGGGTGCTGCCGCCGGGGGCGCTCGCCGAGGAGGGCGAGGTCACGCACGAGCCGGGCTTCATCCGCCGCTGCGTGGCGCTCTGGCTGGACACGCTGCTCGTGGGGCTGGTCTCCACCGTGGTCTCGGGCATCGTCATCCTCGTGCTGCACAACGTGCCCGGCGGAGAGTCCTGGGTCAACGGGCCGTGGGCGCTCTCGGCGGGGTGCGTCGCGTTCGCCCTCGTGGAGCTGGCGTGGCCCGCGCTGCACGGAGGCTCCACCCCCGGCGGGGCGTTCGTGCGCATGAGCTGTGAGACCCGCGAGCGCACGGGGGCGCGGCGCGCGGCGTTCTACCTCGCGCGCCTGGCGGTCCTCGGCGGGGCCTACCTCTTCCTCCCGCTGGCGTGGCCCGTACTCGCCCTCTTCTACCTCGGCGCCCGCCAGATGCCGTACGACCTCATCTAG
- a CDS encoding TipAS antibiotic-recognition domain-containing protein, whose translation MGKHAAFEALKRQAIEENERAHGREARERYGDDAVDAANERLASLSQDEWDEKDRLEQAIKELLRTAMATGDPEGEPARELARMHARWIALHWGEGRYSREAHRGLAQMYLADDRFRAYYDTAAGEGATGFLVAALEAYLA comes from the coding sequence ATGGGCAAGCACGCCGCCTTCGAGGCGCTCAAGCGCCAGGCGATCGAGGAGAACGAGCGCGCGCACGGCCGCGAGGCGCGCGAGCGCTACGGCGACGACGCGGTGGACGCGGCGAACGAGCGGCTGGCCTCCCTCTCCCAGGACGAGTGGGACGAGAAGGACCGGCTTGAGCAGGCAATCAAGGAACTTCTGCGTACCGCCATGGCGACGGGCGACCCGGAGGGCGAGCCGGCACGCGAGCTCGCGCGGATGCACGCGCGTTGGATCGCCCTGCACTGGGGCGAGGGGCGCTACTCGCGCGAGGCGCACCGTGGCCTCGCGCAGATGTATCTCGCCGACGACCGCTTTCGCGCGTACTACGACACGGCGGCGGGTGAGGGCGCGACGGGGTTCCTGGTCGCCGCGCTTGAGGCCTACCTGGCGTAG
- a CDS encoding translation factor GTPase family protein, whose translation MRQAVVGLLAHVDAGKTTLAESMLATAGAIRSPGRVDSGSSHLDTDAMERERGITIFSASASLDWADAHIMLLDAPGHVDFSAEAERTLAALDYAILVVGANDGVQGHTETLWDLLSRHEVPTLVFVNKCDLENPGREGLLAELASRLSPGCVDASALFAGDSGAAEDAASTDEAALEEYLETGALAAGTLRRLVAGRAVFPVFFGAALRDDGVRELLDGMCALLAERSWPGAFAARVYRVSRGTRGERLAWVKVTGGTLRAKTQVTGMGRRGEPWAEKINEVRLYQGASFETVAEVPAGRICAVTGLSHVVPGSALGAEPEGARPLLAPVLSYRVIPEPGADASALVRALRELADEDPMLGVTWQEQLQEAHVQLMGEVQQDVIAELLRERYGFAVTFGPGGILYKETVTAPAEGVGHFEPLRHYAEVRLLVEPLPRGSGVEFGTRCPVDDLDLNWQRLILTNAMERDHLGVIAGAPLTDVRITLLAGRAHAKHTEGGDFRQATYRAVRQALMGARERGECQLLEPWYRLRLVVPAERVGRALADLTRMAAVFDAPTASGDVASITGEVPASEVGEYALEVARYTGGRGRLSLELAGYRSCHDADEVAAAAAYDPEADLPNTPDSVFCSHGAGHTVKWRDVPAAAHTVADAARLRPYRPADAAFFSN comes from the coding sequence ATGAGACAGGCGGTCGTGGGCTTGTTGGCGCACGTCGACGCGGGCAAGACCACGCTCGCGGAGTCGATGCTCGCCACGGCGGGGGCCATCCGCAGCCCCGGTCGCGTGGACAGCGGCAGCTCCCATCTGGACACCGACGCCATGGAGCGCGAGCGCGGCATCACGATCTTCTCGGCAAGTGCGTCGCTCGACTGGGCGGATGCCCACATCATGCTCCTGGACGCACCCGGCCACGTGGACTTCTCCGCGGAGGCCGAGCGCACGCTCGCCGCCCTCGACTACGCGATCCTGGTGGTGGGCGCAAACGACGGCGTGCAGGGCCACACCGAGACGCTCTGGGACCTGCTCTCCCGCCACGAGGTGCCCACCCTCGTCTTTGTGAACAAGTGCGACCTCGAGAACCCGGGGCGAGAAGGGCTTCTCGCCGAGCTGGCGTCGCGGCTCTCGCCGGGCTGCGTGGACGCGTCCGCGCTGTTTGCGGGCGATTCGGGCGCGGCGGAGGACGCCGCCTCGACGGACGAGGCGGCGCTCGAGGAGTACCTGGAGACGGGCGCGCTCGCGGCGGGCACGCTGCGGCGCCTGGTGGCGGGGCGCGCCGTCTTCCCGGTGTTCTTTGGTGCGGCGCTGCGCGACGACGGCGTGCGCGAGCTGCTCGACGGCATGTGCGCGCTTCTCGCCGAGCGCTCCTGGCCGGGCGCGTTTGCGGCGCGCGTCTACCGCGTGAGTCGCGGGACGCGTGGCGAGCGGCTCGCCTGGGTGAAGGTCACGGGCGGCACGCTGCGCGCGAAGACGCAGGTCACGGGCATGGGCCGTCGCGGCGAGCCGTGGGCGGAGAAGATCAACGAGGTGCGTCTCTACCAGGGCGCGAGCTTCGAGACCGTGGCGGAGGTCCCGGCCGGTCGCATCTGCGCCGTCACCGGGCTCAGCCACGTGGTGCCCGGCAGCGCCCTCGGCGCGGAGCCGGAGGGAGCGCGCCCGCTGCTCGCCCCCGTCCTATCCTACCGGGTGATCCCCGAGCCGGGCGCGGACGCCTCCGCCCTGGTGCGCGCGCTGCGCGAGCTTGCCGACGAGGACCCGATGCTCGGCGTCACCTGGCAGGAGCAGCTGCAGGAGGCGCACGTCCAGCTCATGGGCGAGGTCCAGCAGGACGTGATCGCCGAGCTCCTGCGCGAGCGCTACGGCTTTGCGGTGACGTTTGGACCGGGCGGCATCCTCTACAAGGAGACCGTGACCGCGCCCGCCGAGGGCGTGGGGCACTTTGAGCCGCTGCGCCACTACGCCGAGGTCCGCCTTCTGGTGGAGCCGCTCCCGCGCGGGTCCGGCGTGGAGTTTGGCACGCGCTGCCCCGTGGACGACCTCGACCTCAACTGGCAGCGCCTCATCCTCACCAACGCGATGGAGCGAGACCATCTGGGCGTGATCGCGGGCGCGCCGCTCACGGACGTGCGCATCACGCTGCTCGCGGGCCGCGCGCACGCCAAGCACACCGAGGGCGGCGACTTCCGCCAGGCGACCTATCGCGCCGTGCGCCAGGCCCTCATGGGCGCACGCGAGCGCGGGGAGTGCCAGCTCCTGGAGCCGTGGTACCGCCTTCGCCTGGTGGTCCCGGCCGAGCGCGTGGGGAGGGCGCTCGCCGACCTCACGCGCATGGCGGCCGTCTTCGACGCCCCGACGGCGTCGGGTGACGTGGCGAGCATAACGGGCGAGGTCCCGGCCTCCGAGGTGGGGGAGTACGCGCTCGAGGTCGCGCGCTACACGGGTGGCCGCGGACGCCTCTCGCTCGAGCTCGCCGGCTACCGGTCGTGCCACGACGCCGACGAGGTCGCCGCCGCGGCGGCCTACGACCCCGAGGCCGACCTGCCCAACACGCCAGACTCCGTCTTCTGCAGCCACGGCGCGGGTCACACGGTCAAGTGGCGGGACGTCCCCGCCGCGGCGCACACGGTCGCGGACGCGGCGCGCCTGCGACCGTACCGCCCCGCCGACGCAGCGTTCTTCTCGAACTAG
- a CDS encoding sugar MFS transporter, which yields MAVVLLVVIYVAFVGLGVPDSLFGAAWPAMHVDLGIPVSWGSAVTMVTCCGTIVSSLSSAALISRFGTGRVTAVSTALTAAALVGFAVAPSFPWLCLLAIPLGLGAGAIDTALNNYVALHYRATHMNFLHCAYGVGITVSPFLMSIALTGGTWRDGYLEAAAVQAAIMAATIAILPLWSRVGHESSPGEQDGEPEARAAGPLELVRRRDIRLACLVFMASVAIEGICNTWCASYLVSARGMAAGAAAGMVTVYYVGVTAGRFLSGVLANRLSSKQLVGLGQAVTFVAVLVLLAPLPLAAAPVGLFLVGFGNSPLYPNMLHLTPRLFGRDLSQAVIGVQMAASYVGSLTLPPLFGLMAERVGFWLFPVALLVLSVVVLAAFLGLMALKGWRPRLARR from the coding sequence ATGGCAGTGGTTCTTCTCGTCGTCATCTACGTGGCCTTCGTCGGCCTGGGCGTCCCGGACTCACTCTTTGGTGCGGCGTGGCCGGCCATGCATGTTGACCTGGGCATTCCCGTCTCGTGGGGAAGCGCGGTCACGATGGTCACGTGCTGTGGGACCATCGTCTCGAGCCTCTCGTCGGCCGCGCTCATCAGCCGCTTTGGCACCGGGCGCGTGACGGCCGTCTCCACGGCGCTCACCGCGGCGGCGCTCGTCGGCTTTGCCGTGGCGCCGAGCTTCCCGTGGCTCTGCCTGCTTGCGATTCCCCTCGGCCTCGGCGCGGGCGCCATCGACACGGCGCTCAACAACTACGTAGCCCTGCACTATCGCGCGACGCACATGAACTTCCTCCACTGCGCCTACGGCGTGGGTATCACGGTGAGCCCCTTCCTCATGTCGATCGCGCTCACGGGCGGCACCTGGCGCGACGGCTACCTCGAGGCGGCTGCCGTCCAGGCGGCGATCATGGCGGCAACGATCGCGATCCTGCCGCTCTGGTCCCGCGTGGGCCACGAGTCCTCGCCGGGGGAGCAGGACGGCGAGCCCGAGGCCCGCGCGGCGGGCCCGCTCGAGCTCGTCCGGCGTCGCGACATCCGCCTGGCCTGTCTCGTCTTCATGGCCTCGGTGGCCATCGAGGGCATCTGCAACACCTGGTGCGCGAGCTACCTCGTGAGCGCGCGCGGCATGGCGGCCGGCGCCGCCGCAGGCATGGTGACGGTCTACTACGTGGGCGTGACGGCGGGACGCTTCCTCTCCGGCGTGCTCGCCAACCGGCTCTCGAGCAAGCAGCTCGTGGGCCTGGGACAGGCCGTCACCTTCGTGGCGGTGCTCGTGCTCCTGGCGCCGCTCCCGCTCGCGGCGGCGCCCGTCGGCCTCTTTCTCGTGGGCTTTGGCAACAGCCCGCTCTACCCCAACATGCTGCACCTCACGCCGCGACTCTTCGGCCGCGACCTCTCGCAGGCCGTGATCGGCGTGCAGATGGCGGCGTCCTACGTGGGCTCGCTCACGCTGCCCCCGCTCTTTGGCCTGATGGCGGAGCGCGTGGGCTTCTGGCTCTTCCCGGTGGCGCTGCTCGTTCTCTCGGTGGTGGTGCTCGCCGCGTTTCTCGGCCTCATGGCGCTCAAGGGCTGGCGCCCGCGCCTTGCGCGCCGCTAG
- a CDS encoding type II toxin-antitoxin system RelB/DinJ family antitoxin — MSASTIPLGNRVDANLKRAFDSTAEELGLTPTSALTVFMKRFVEEGGFPFAVRKRVPTEAEYAAEMDARYRAMRNGSEQAHDLVEA, encoded by the coding sequence ATGTCAGCATCAACTATCCCTCTTGGCAATCGCGTTGACGCCAACCTCAAGCGGGCCTTCGACTCAACCGCAGAGGAGCTCGGACTCACGCCCACCTCGGCGCTCACTGTCTTCATGAAGCGCTTTGTCGAGGAGGGCGGCTTCCCCTTCGCCGTTCGCAAGCGCGTGCCCACCGAGGCGGAGTACGCCGCCGAGATGGACGCTCGCTACCGTGCGATGCGCAACGGCAGCGAGCAGGCACACGACCTCGTGGAGGCATAG
- a CDS encoding TetR/AcrR family transcriptional regulator, whose amino-acid sequence MGRPSGPTRDTKRLICERALEVFAEKGYASASMRDVAAAVGLREASLYSHFPGKQAIFDAAVAYQLDRLTQALRSRRALAHPTDDASAYLTDGPALAEVVLASYEPLFADTGIVRLRHVLEGARHTDPRCDELYRTVFIERPLELQRAIFSRLVDAGLFSPCDVDLTARQFHGPVFLALCEGTSWPEARGFVTRHLEAFLVQHRTKE is encoded by the coding sequence ATGGGACGACCGTCCGGGCCAACGCGCGACACCAAGCGCCTCATCTGCGAGCGCGCCCTCGAGGTGTTTGCCGAGAAGGGCTACGCCTCGGCGTCGATGCGCGACGTAGCGGCCGCGGTGGGCCTGCGCGAGGCCTCGCTCTACAGCCACTTCCCCGGTAAGCAGGCCATCTTCGACGCGGCGGTGGCATACCAGCTCGACCGCCTGACGCAGGCGCTGCGCTCCCGCCGCGCCCTCGCCCATCCCACCGACGACGCGAGCGCCTACCTCACGGACGGGCCCGCGCTCGCCGAGGTGGTTCTCGCCAGCTACGAGCCCCTCTTCGCAGACACCGGCATCGTGCGCCTGCGCCACGTGCTCGAGGGGGCGCGCCACACGGACCCCCGCTGCGACGAGCTCTACCGCACCGTCTTCATCGAGCGGCCGCTCGAGCTGCAGCGCGCGATCTTCTCGCGCCTCGTCGACGCCGGCCTCTTCTCCCCCTGCGACGTCGACCTCACGGCCCGCCAGTTCCACGGGCCCGTGTTCCTCGCGCTCTGCGAGGGCACGTCCTGGCCGGAGGCGCGCGGCTTCGTCACGCGCCACCTCGAGGCGTTTCTCGTCCAGCACCGAACGAAGGAGTGA
- a CDS encoding ATP-binding protein has protein sequence MKNELIDRPLYLTWLDRWRDRDVIKVTTGLRRCGKSSVLELFRRRLLAQGVSEKNILSINFESLDKEYPLDARGLYRYIVQRLCAGTNYVFLDEVQHVDEFERVVDGLAVRDDVDLYITGSNAFFLSGELATLLTGRYVELRMLPFSFAEYFSARGEKGNPDDAFARYLTYGGMPFAATLDDAQTVADYLGGVFNTIVLEGVARRHPRMDMRAFRDLSSFVADNVGNVTSRKRVASGLTAAGTRVSPSTVGAYLDALMENYLVFKASRYDLKGREYLETLEKYYLGDLGFRFWLLGKEQGDLGRRLENAVYLELLRRYRTVSVGKVGMAEVDFVAMGDDGPEYFQVSQTVLDESTQKREFAPLEVIADNYPKTVLTLDRVGIGDYRGVRHANAVEWMLDDGWMGAGCRG, from the coding sequence ATGAAAAACGAGCTCATAGACCGACCGCTTTATCTCACGTGGCTCGACCGGTGGAGAGACCGAGACGTCATCAAGGTGACCACTGGTCTGAGGCGTTGCGGAAAGTCAAGCGTGCTCGAGCTCTTTCGCAGGCGGCTGCTTGCCCAGGGAGTTTCCGAGAAAAACATCCTGAGCATCAACTTCGAGAGCCTGGACAAGGAATATCCCCTCGATGCGCGGGGGTTGTATCGCTACATCGTTCAGCGACTTTGTGCGGGCACAAACTACGTGTTCCTTGATGAGGTCCAGCACGTCGATGAGTTTGAGCGGGTCGTGGATGGGCTGGCGGTCCGAGATGACGTCGATCTCTATATCACCGGATCTAACGCCTTCTTCCTCTCTGGTGAGTTGGCCACGCTGCTCACTGGCCGCTATGTAGAGCTTCGAATGCTGCCATTCTCGTTTGCGGAATACTTTTCTGCCCGGGGCGAGAAGGGAAATCCGGATGACGCGTTTGCCCGGTACCTCACCTATGGCGGAATGCCCTTCGCGGCGACGCTCGATGACGCCCAGACGGTGGCGGACTACCTTGGTGGTGTGTTCAACACGATCGTCCTCGAGGGCGTTGCGCGCCGGCACCCGCGCATGGACATGAGGGCGTTCAGGGACCTGTCGTCGTTTGTCGCCGACAACGTGGGCAACGTCACCTCGCGCAAGCGTGTCGCGTCGGGGCTCACGGCGGCTGGGACGCGGGTGTCGCCCTCAACGGTGGGGGCGTACCTCGATGCCCTCATGGAGAACTATCTCGTCTTCAAGGCGAGCCGATACGATTTGAAGGGCAGGGAGTACCTCGAGACACTTGAGAAGTACTATCTGGGTGATCTGGGATTTAGGTTCTGGCTGCTGGGCAAGGAACAAGGGGACCTGGGCAGACGCCTTGAGAACGCAGTCTATCTTGAGCTGCTGCGGCGCTATCGTACCGTCTCCGTTGGCAAGGTCGGGATGGCGGAGGTCGACTTCGTTGCCATGGGAGACGATGGTCCGGAATACTTCCAGGTCTCACAGACGGTGCTGGACGAGTCCACGCAAAAGCGGGAGTTCGCGCCGCTCGAGGTGATTGCGGACAACTATCCCAAGACCGTGCTAACGCTCGACCGCGTTGGGATAGGGGACTACCGGGGCGTCCGTCACGCCAACGCGGTCGAGTGGATGCTCGACGACGGTTGGATGGGTGCGGGGTGCAGGGGTTAG
- a CDS encoding aldo/keto reductase, giving the protein MADMRYVRLGGSGLTVSLICLGGMGFGVPTAPRPWTVGYDETRAVIAAATDAGINFIDTANCYADGTSEEFIGRALRELGIPRDRTVLASKVFYNEGGLSRAAIMREIEGTLRRLRTDYLDLYVIHRFDAATPVEETLEALDELVRAGKVRALGASAMYAYQLHTMQDVALANGWTPFSTMQSQYNLLYREDEHEMIPVCRQFGMALTPYSSLAAGRLTRPTWDAPTRRSETDEISQKKFDPMREQDEKVVARVAELAERHDVPMAAIAVAWLGSRGVESPIVGCSRPGLVGDVARALDVELTEDERAYLEEPYVPHPLVGVRPHTLDELLPRGAE; this is encoded by the coding sequence ATGGCGGACATGCGCTACGTCAGGCTGGGAGGCTCGGGCCTCACGGTCTCGCTGATCTGCCTGGGCGGCATGGGCTTTGGCGTGCCCACCGCGCCGCGCCCGTGGACCGTGGGCTATGACGAGACGCGTGCCGTGATCGCGGCGGCGACGGATGCCGGCATCAACTTCATCGACACGGCCAACTGCTACGCGGACGGCACGAGCGAGGAGTTCATCGGGCGGGCCCTGCGCGAGCTGGGCATCCCGCGCGACCGCACGGTGCTGGCGAGCAAGGTCTTCTACAACGAGGGCGGCCTCTCGCGTGCGGCGATCATGCGCGAGATCGAGGGCACGCTGCGCCGTCTGCGGACCGACTACCTCGACCTCTACGTCATCCACCGCTTTGACGCGGCGACGCCCGTCGAGGAGACGCTCGAGGCGCTCGACGAGCTCGTGCGCGCGGGCAAGGTGCGCGCGCTGGGGGCGAGCGCGATGTACGCCTACCAGCTCCACACCATGCAGGACGTGGCGCTCGCCAACGGCTGGACGCCCTTCTCGACCATGCAGAGCCAGTACAACCTGCTCTACCGCGAGGACGAGCATGAGATGATTCCCGTGTGCCGTCAGTTTGGCATGGCGCTCACGCCGTACAGCTCGCTCGCGGCGGGGAGGCTCACGCGGCCCACGTGGGACGCGCCCACGCGCCGCAGCGAGACGGACGAGATCTCGCAGAAGAAGTTCGACCCCATGCGCGAGCAGGACGAGAAGGTCGTGGCGCGCGTCGCGGAGCTAGCCGAGAGGCATGACGTGCCGATGGCGGCGATCGCGGTCGCATGGCTGGGGTCGCGCGGCGTGGAGTCGCCGATCGTGGGCTGCTCGCGCCCGGGGCTCGTGGGCGACGTGGCTCGCGCCCTTGACGTGGAGCTCACGGAGGATGAGCGCGCCTACCTCGAGGAGCCGTACGTGCCGCACCCGCTCGTGGGCGTTCGCCCGCACACGCTGGACGAGCTGCTGCCGAGAGGGGCGGAATGA
- a CDS encoding GNAT family N-acetyltransferase yields the protein MRRASVYRSPLGEVLLASDGSALTGLWFEGQRRFASGLSPDAGERPDLPAFLEARSWLDAYFRGDDPGEPPATALSGTSFQRAVWDELRLVGFGQTATYGELAARVGERLGRPTSARAVGSAVGRNPVSVIVGCHRVLGASGQLTGYAGGLWRKRALLALEREGLVVAEAPERPAPLVRVLVDVWERSVRATHDFLLPGEVGRMRPVVPGAIEGVPRLLVARRSGDPIGFLGMDGGFVEMLFVDPEERGHGVGRLLMERATELLGAREVSVNEQNRQAVGFYERMGFSAYRRTPTDDDGRPYPLLYMRLADGA from the coding sequence GTGAGGCGCGCGTCCGTCTATCGCTCCCCTTTGGGGGAGGTCCTGCTTGCGAGCGACGGCTCCGCGCTCACGGGCTTGTGGTTCGAGGGTCAGCGTCGCTTTGCCTCCGGACTCTCCCCGGATGCGGGCGAGCGCCCCGATCTGCCCGCGTTCCTGGAGGCGCGCTCCTGGCTCGACGCGTACTTCCGGGGCGACGACCCCGGCGAGCCGCCCGCGACGGCGCTCTCCGGCACGTCGTTCCAGCGCGCCGTCTGGGACGAGCTGCGCCTCGTGGGGTTCGGCCAGACCGCCACGTACGGCGAGCTTGCGGCGCGCGTGGGCGAGCGGCTCGGGCGACCCACCTCGGCGCGTGCCGTCGGCTCGGCGGTGGGGCGCAACCCGGTCTCCGTCATCGTGGGCTGCCATCGGGTGCTCGGGGCCAGCGGCCAGCTCACCGGTTACGCGGGCGGGCTCTGGCGCAAGCGGGCCCTTCTCGCCCTGGAGCGCGAGGGGCTGGTCGTCGCCGAGGCTCCCGAGCGCCCCGCGCCCCTGGTGCGCGTGCTCGTCGACGTCTGGGAGCGCTCGGTCCGCGCGACGCACGACTTTCTGCTGCCCGGCGAGGTGGGGCGGATGCGTCCCGTGGTGCCTGGTGCCATCGAAGGGGTGCCGCGCCTCCTCGTGGCGCGCCGGTCAGGCGACCCGATCGGGTTTCTCGGCATGGACGGGGGCTTCGTGGAGATGCTCTTCGTGGACCCCGAGGAGCGTGGGCATGGCGTGGGGCGGCTGCTCATGGAGCGGGCGACGGAGCTCCTCGGCGCGCGTGAGGTCTCGGTGAACGAGCAGAACCGCCAGGCCGTGGGCTTCTACGAGCGCATGGGCTTCTCGGCGTACCGCCGAACGCCAACCGACGACGACGGCCGCCCCTACCCGCTGCTCTACATGAGGCTCGCCGACGGTGCGTGA
- a CDS encoding helix-turn-helix domain-containing protein: MTDSPEPREPKTPPLDAATLGAFVARVRTARGLTQRQLAERLYVSDKTVSKWERGLSLPSVPLLVPLAGALGLSISELMACEEAPHEERLGRAEADRLIAASLDLSGATPTGRQRALRCAVFAATVAVWGVLTVAAAHLRNLDTLLSGFSDPAVSGGLLMLVALAWFSFFCHETLPGYYDENRISFVTQGPFRMNLGCLMRVHNGNWPAICRAARWSAAAAAVLLPTLELAPGDVLPNTTVGLLGCAVFFVPILVAGKLNE, translated from the coding sequence ATGACAGACAGCCCGGAGCCGCGCGAGCCGAAGACCCCGCCGCTCGACGCCGCCACCCTCGGCGCGTTTGTCGCCCGCGTCCGCACCGCGCGCGGCCTCACGCAGCGACAGCTCGCCGAGCGCCTCTACGTGAGCGACAAGACCGTGAGCAAGTGGGAGCGCGGCCTCAGCCTGCCGAGCGTCCCGTTGCTCGTGCCGCTCGCCGGGGCCCTCGGCCTCTCCATCTCCGAGCTCATGGCCTGCGAGGAGGCCCCGCACGAGGAGCGCCTGGGGCGCGCCGAGGCCGACCGGCTCATCGCCGCCTCGCTCGACCTCTCGGGCGCGACGCCCACCGGGCGGCAGCGGGCGCTGCGGTGCGCCGTCTTTGCGGCGACGGTCGCCGTCTGGGGTGTGCTCACGGTAGCCGCCGCCCACCTGCGCAACCTCGACACCCTGCTCTCCGGATTTTCCGACCCGGCCGTCTCCGGAGGCCTCCTCATGCTCGTGGCGCTGGCGTGGTTCTCGTTCTTCTGCCACGAGACCCTGCCCGGATACTATGACGAGAACCGCATCTCCTTCGTGACGCAGGGTCCCTTCCGCATGAACCTCGGCTGCCTCATGCGCGTCCACAACGGCAACTGGCCCGCAATCTGCCGCGCGGCCCGCTGGTCGGCCGCCGCGGCGGCGGTGCTGCTGCCGACGCTTGAGCTCGCGCCGGGAGACGTCCTGCCCAACACCACGGTCGGGCTTCTCGGCTGTGCGGTCTTCTTCGTGCCCATACTCGTCGCCGGCAAGCTGAACGAGTAG